One window of Cohnella hashimotonis genomic DNA carries:
- a CDS encoding ABC transporter substrate-binding protein, which translates to MKKNVAATMAMALGVGLLAGCGSANNDDANASSSAPAASASGSAAASPSGSAASGGAAEGNLTGTITWATHRTELVDTDLKKYVDAFEAKYPGTEVKIEGLKDYEQTIRVRMAANELPDVLSLVETTKADLPKFYEPLDDLGLTDNIYFKDYNSYEGKLYGITQQVAINGLLYNKQAFEKAGITAPPKTLDELYADADKLKAAGIVPMATAFKDAWTLQYWTDPAEFIYGSTNLRNDKINSDTPFTTDGPYGQGLGILKNLYDKGELEKDVYSATWDQTQKDLASGKAAMMYIGNWAISNLINNGLPLEQIGFAPLPYDNSGTVKGMMRNDWAYAVSSTSKNKPLAKAFIKFMIEESGDYADHMIISPLKDQPQDLAPIADFMANKPEMLEAQSVSEQVTAVENKMQFDPFKFIQEVTVGKMQDVFDSYNKKWKAAKAAVAK; encoded by the coding sequence ATGAAAAAGAATGTAGCGGCAACAATGGCAATGGCACTGGGCGTCGGCCTGCTCGCGGGCTGCGGCAGCGCGAATAACGACGATGCGAACGCATCGTCATCCGCACCTGCGGCTAGCGCATCCGGTTCGGCAGCGGCAAGCCCTTCCGGTTCCGCGGCGAGCGGAGGAGCGGCCGAGGGCAACCTCACGGGCACGATTACCTGGGCGACGCACCGCACCGAGCTGGTCGATACCGATCTGAAGAAGTATGTCGACGCATTCGAAGCGAAGTACCCGGGTACGGAGGTCAAGATCGAAGGCCTCAAGGATTACGAGCAGACGATCCGCGTGCGCATGGCGGCGAACGAGTTGCCGGACGTCCTGTCGCTCGTTGAGACGACGAAAGCGGACCTGCCTAAGTTTTACGAGCCGCTCGACGATCTCGGCCTCACCGACAATATTTATTTCAAAGACTACAACTCTTATGAAGGCAAGCTTTATGGCATTACGCAGCAAGTGGCGATTAACGGTCTCCTCTACAACAAGCAAGCTTTTGAAAAAGCGGGTATTACCGCGCCGCCGAAGACGCTGGACGAGCTGTACGCGGACGCCGACAAGCTTAAGGCAGCGGGCATCGTCCCGATGGCGACGGCATTCAAGGATGCCTGGACGCTGCAGTATTGGACGGATCCGGCGGAGTTCATCTACGGCAGCACGAATTTGCGCAACGACAAGATCAACTCGGATACGCCGTTCACGACAGACGGACCTTACGGTCAAGGTCTCGGCATCCTGAAGAACCTTTACGATAAGGGCGAGCTGGAGAAGGACGTATATTCCGCAACGTGGGACCAGACGCAAAAGGATCTGGCTTCGGGCAAGGCAGCCATGATGTACATCGGCAACTGGGCAATCTCTAACCTGATCAACAACGGCCTGCCGCTCGAACAAATCGGCTTCGCGCCGCTGCCGTACGACAACAGCGGCACGGTCAAAGGCATGATGCGCAACGACTGGGCGTACGCCGTAAGCTCGACGAGCAAAAACAAGCCGCTGGCCAAGGCGTTCATCAAGTTCATGATCGAGGAATCCGGCGACTATGCGGACCACATGATCATCTCGCCGCTTAAGGATCAGCCGCAAGACCTGGCTCCGATCGCGGATTTCATGGCGAACAAGCCGGAAATGCTCGAAGCGCAATCGGTGAGCGAGCAAGTGACCGCCGTCGAGAACAAGATGCAGTTCGATCCGTTCAAGTTCATCCAGGAAGTGACGGTCGGCAAAATGCAGGACGTGTTCGACAGCTATAACAAGAAATGGAAAGCAGCGAAAGCCGCCGTCGCGAAGTAA
- a CDS encoding putative quinol monooxygenase codes for MNKFAMFGKLTALPGKRGELADMMLASGDTLSGMDGCIYYIVHEAEEEPDVLWITELWESREAHAASLQNEQVRELIGRCMPLIAEAGGIKVKPIGGKGL; via the coding sequence ATGAACAAGTTCGCGATGTTCGGTAAACTGACGGCCTTGCCCGGGAAGCGGGGAGAGCTCGCCGACATGATGCTGGCTTCCGGCGATACGTTAAGCGGCATGGACGGGTGCATTTATTATATCGTGCACGAAGCCGAGGAAGAGCCCGACGTGTTGTGGATTACCGAGCTGTGGGAGAGCCGGGAAGCGCATGCCGCCAGCCTTCAGAACGAGCAGGTGCGCGAGCTGATCGGCCGCTGCATGCCGCTGATCGCAGAGGCGGGCGGGATCAAGGTCAAGCCGATTGGCGGAAAAGGATTGTAA